In Cicer arietinum cultivar CDC Frontier isolate Library 1 chromosome 7, Cicar.CDCFrontier_v2.0, whole genome shotgun sequence, a single window of DNA contains:
- the LOC101512202 gene encoding ATP synthase subunit delta', mitochondrial has protein sequence MFRRATSTFLSRAASTRRFSTDVATPAADSSFIEAWKKVSPNLDPPKTPIEFMKPRPPTPSTLPTKLTVNFVLPYASQLAAKEVDMVNIPATTGQMGVLPGHVATIAELKPGVLSVHEGSETTKYFVSSGFAFIHANSVTDIIAVEAVPLDQIDASLVQKGLQDFTQKLNSANTDLEKAEAQIGVDVHSALNSALTG, from the exons ATGTTCCGCCGCGCTACATCAACTTTCCTCTCTCGCGCCGCCTCCACGCGCCGATTTTCAACAGATGTGGCTACTCCTGCCGCCGATTCTAGCTTCATTGAAGCGTGGAAGAAAGTTAGCCCCAATCTTGACCCACCTAAGACACCTATCGAATTCATGAAACCTCGTCCGCCTACTCCTTCCACTCTCCCTACCAAACTCACTGTTAACTTTGTCCTTCCTTATGCTTCTCAATTGGCCGCTAAAGAG GTTGATATGGTTAATATCCCAGCTACAACTGGCCAGATGGGTGTTCTCCCAGGACATGTTGCAACAATTGCAGAGTTGAAACCTGGAGTCCTGTCTGTACATGAAGGGAGTGAAACAACCAAGTATTTCGTAAGCAGCGGCTTCGCTTTCATCCATGCAAACTCTGTTACTGATATAATCGCTGTTGAGGCTGTACCATTGGATCAAATTGATGCAAGCCTAGTGCAGAAGGGTCTTCAAGATTTCACTCAGAAGCTCAACTCAGCCAACACTGATTTGGAGAAAGCTGAAGCTCAGATTGGAGTTGATGTTCACAGCGCCCTCAACTCAGCTCTTACAGGCTAA
- the LOC101511653 gene encoding LOW QUALITY PROTEIN: putative clathrin assembly protein At1g03050 (The sequence of the model RefSeq protein was modified relative to this genomic sequence to represent the inferred CDS: deleted 2 bases in 1 codon): MSQSTLKRAIGAVKDQTSIGLAKVGSSTSLADLEVAIVKATKHNENPAEEKHIREILSLTCYSRAFISACVNNLSKRLSKTSSWTVALKTLVLIQRLLSDGDPAYEQEIFFSTRQGTRLLNMSDFRDTSKSNSWDFSSFVRTYALYLDERIEYKMQHKRGRRSRFAYRGGGGGGTTEGEDRDRDRYRERDKDREGVMRSTSLYEMRSELLFSKMQHLQLLLERFLACRPTGRAKSHRIVIVALYPIVKESFQTYHDMTEILGIFIDRFTDMEVPDCIKVYDMFCRVGKQYDELDLFYSWSKSIGIARSSEYPEIERVTTKKLELIDQFIKDKSLIAQTKKLNAQEEKNNETNEEEKGELQEDNEIKALPPPEEFNEEQTGEVKEEQDSKEEKTVQTEGDLLDLRDSMVTKQEYDGNKLALALFDGEAQTTSTTQALPWHAFDDAADWETTLVQSSSNLPNQKPSLGGGFDSLLLDSMYKQSSTNASMQGISGYGSASSFAKRSEAMLALPAPQSSRSSSSLETEDPFAASRVVAPPAYVQMSEIEKKQRLLAEEQAMWQQYARSGSMNGQVSFTTQQQPNNFYMGGFPQNYGNYYH, encoded by the exons ATGTCACAAAGCACATTAAAGAGAGCCATAGGGGCAGTAAAGGATCAAACAAGCATAGGCCTAGCAAAGGTAGGAAGCAGCACATCACTTGCTGATCTTGAAGTTGCCATTGTAAAAGCAACAAAACACAATGAAAATCCAGCTGAAGAGAAACACATAAGAGAGATTCTTAGCTTAACATGTTACTCACGTGCATTCATAAGTGCTTGTGTAAATAATCTCTCTAAGCGTTTGAGCAAGACAAGTAGTTGGACAGTTGCTTTGAAAACACTTGTTTTGATTCAAAGGTTGTTGTCAGATGGTGATCCTGCTTATGAGCAAGAAATATTCTTCTCAACTCGGCAAGGGACTCGCCTTCTCAACATGTCCGATTTTAGGGACACGTCCAAGTCGAATTCGTGGGACTTCTCTTCATTTGTACGAACTTACGCTTTGTATCTCGATGAAAGGATTGAGTACAAGATGCAACATAAGCGCGGGAGGCGTAGTAGGTTTGCTTAT cgaggaggaggaggaggaggaacaACCGAGGGAGAGG atagagatagagatagataTAGAGAAAGAGATAAGGATAGAGAAGGGGTTATGAGATCTACATCGTTGTATGAAATGAGGTCTGAACTATTATTTTCCAAAATGCAGCACTTGCAATTGTTGCTTGAAAGATTTTTGGCTTGCCGTCCCACAG GGAGAGCAAAGTCTCATCGAATTGTGATAGTGGCACTCTACCCAATTGTGAAGGAGAGTTTTCAAACATATCATGACATGACAGAAATACTAGGTATCTTCATCGATCGCTTCACCGACATGGAGGTACCAGATTGCATTAAGGTGTATGACATGTTCTGCCGTGTCGGAAAACAGTACGATGAACTAGACCTGTTTTACAGCTGGTCTAAAAGTATTGGAATCGCACGTTCGTCCGAGTATCCAGAGATTGAGAGAGTCACAACAAAGAAGTTAGAGCTCATTGATCAGTTCATCAAAGACAAGTCTCTCATAGCACAAACCAAGAAGCTTAATGCACAAGAAGAAAAGaacaatgaaacaaatgaagaagaaaaaggagaaCTACAAGAGGATAATGAAATCAAAGCACTTCCACCACCAGAAGAATTCAATGAGGAACAAACAGGGGAAGTAAAAGAAGAACAAGattcaaaagaagaaaaaacagtGCAAACAGAAGGTGATTTATTAGACTTACGTGACAGCATGGTGACAAAACAAGAGTATGATGGAAACAAACTAGCATTGGCATTATTTGATGGTGAAGCACAAACAACAAGTACTACACAAGCTCTTCCATGGCATGCTTTTGATGATGCTGCAGATTGGGAAACAACACTAGTTCAATCAAGTAGTAACTTGCCAAACCAAAAACCATCATTAGGTGGTGGATTTGATTCATTGTTGCTGGATAGTATGTATAAACAATCATCAACAAATGCATCTATGCAAGGAATAAGTGGTTATGGAAGTGCTAGCAGTTTTGCAAAAAGGTCAGAAGCAATGTTAGCATTGCCAGCACCACAGTCATCGAGGAGTAGTTCAAGTTTAGAAACTGAAGATCCATTTGCAGCATCAAGGGTTGTGGCACCACCAGCTTATGTGCAAATGTCAGAGATTGAGAAGAAACAAAGGTTATTAGCAGAGGAACAAGCAATGTGGCAGCAATATGCAAGAAGTGGCAGCATGAATGGACAAGTTTCATttacaacacaacaacaacctaatAATTTCTACATGGGAGGGTTTCCACAAAATTATGGGAACTATTATCATTAA
- the LOC101511328 gene encoding FCS-Like Zinc finger 3, with product MANYSFSSSTQSSSIPSPKSSMFYYGGSEDLYDEPHFLQACFLCRKPLGQNRDIFMYRGNTPFCSKECREEQIEIDESKEKSWKISSKRSVRNSETNQNSTKNKTVRSDTVAVA from the exons ATGGCTAACTATTCTTTCTCTTCTTCAACACAATCTTCTTCAATTCCTTCTCCAAAATCTAGCATGTTTTACTATGGTGGAAGTGAAGATCTCTATGATGAGCCTCACTTCCTCCAAGCTTGTTTTCTTTGTAGAAAACCTCTTGGTCAAAACCGTGACATCTTTATGTATag AGGGAACACACCATTTTGTAGCAAAGAGTGCAGGGAAGAACAAATAGAGATTGATGAATCCAAAGAGAAAAGTTGGAAGATTTCTTCAAAAAGAAGTGTTAGAAATTCAGAAACCAATCAGAATTCTACAAAAAATAAGACTGTGAGATCAGACACAGTTGCAGTGGCATAA
- the LOC101511022 gene encoding probable serine/threonine-protein kinase PBL19 isoform X1 yields the protein MTEMKCFYYFKYKFKNRGQRSAPELKEQEKLQFSGSERATKSSCSSASSPKGIPKLYEEKGHNLRVFSFSELKRATSDFSRLLKIGEGGFGSVFKGSIKPVGGNGDPILVAIKRLNKDALQGHKQWLTEVQFLGVVEHPNLVKLIGYCALDGERGIQRLLVYEYMPNRSLEAHLFNKAYDPVPWKTRLEIALGAAQGLSYLHEELEVQIIYRDFKCSNVLLDENFKPKLSDFGLAREGPEAGDTHVSTAVMGTHGYAAPDYIETGHLTAKSDVWSFGVVLYEILTGRRSLERNRPKLEQKLLEWVKHYPPDSKKFEMIMDSRLEGQYSINAARKMAKLADHCLRKSAKDRPTMSQVVERLKQIIQDSDEQQEEQSNEKSVEVYENDDSVEAEEKANQSASEELRKKRMEHLAKLGEHVEGASRRRFMIQQRANVYS from the exons ATGACTGAAATGAAGTGCTTTTactatttcaaatataaattcaaGAATAGGGGTCAACGATCAGCACCTGAATTGAAAGAACAAGAGAAACTTCAGTTTTCAGGATCTGAAAGAGCTACAAAGTCTTCTTGTTCATCTGCATCTTCACCTAAGGGTATACCAAAACTTTATGAGGAAAAGGGTCATAATTTGAGGGTGTTTTCATTCTCAGAGCTTAAACGTGCTACAAGTGATTTCAGTAGGCTTCTTAAGATAGGTGAAGGTGGATTTGGAAGTGTGTTTAAAGGTTCAATCAAGCCTGTTGGTGGAAATGGGGATCCTATTTTAGTAGCAATCAAAAGGCTTAATAAGGATGCATTGCAG GGTCATAAACAATGGTTAACTGAAGTTCAGTTTCTTGGTGTTGTGGAGCACCCAAACCTTGTGAAGCTTATTGGATACTGTGCTTTGGATGGTGAAAGAGGGATCCAAAGACTACTTGTGTATGAATACATGCCAAATAGAAGCTTAGAAGCTCATCTTTTCAATAAAGCTTATGATCCTGTACCTTGGAAAACAAGACTTGAAATTGCACTTGGAGCAGCTCAAGGCTTATCTTATCTTCATGAAGAACTAGAAGTCCAG ATTATATATAGAGATTTTAAATGTTCAAATGTCCTACTGGATGAAAATTTTAAGCCAAAACTTTCTGATTTTGGACTTGCTAGGGAGGGACCAGAAGCTGGTGATACTCATGTTTCAACTGCT GTAATGGGGACACATGGTTATGCTGCTCCAGATTACATTGAGACAGGCCATCTCACTGCCAAGAGTGATGTATGGAGTTTCGGCGTTGTTCTATATGAAATACTAACCGGCCGGCGTTCTTTGGAAAGAAACCGGCCGAAATTGGAGCAAAAACTATTGGAATGGGTGAAACATTATCCACCTGATAGCAAAAAGTTTGAAATGATAATGGATTCAAGACTTGAAGGACAGTATTCGATTAATGCCGCGCGAAAAATGGCCAAGCTCGCAGATCATTGCCTGCGCAAGAGCGCAAAAGATAGGCCAACAATGAGTCAGGTGGTGGAGAGACTGAAACAAATAATCCAAGATTCTGATGAACAACAAGAAGAACAGTCTAACGAGAAAAGCGTCGAGGTATACGAAAATGATGATTCGGTTGAGGCCGAAGAAAAGGCGAATCAATCGGCCTCAGAGGAGTTGAGGAAAAAGAGGATGGAACATCTTGCAAAACTTGGTGAGCATGTGGAGGGTGCTAGTAGAAGAAGATTTATGATTCAACAGAGAGCCAATGTGTATTCATAG
- the LOC101511022 gene encoding probable serine/threonine-protein kinase PBL19 isoform X2: protein MPNRSLEAHLFNKAYDPVPWKTRLEIALGAAQGLSYLHEELEVQIIYRDFKCSNVLLDENFKPKLSDFGLAREGPEAGDTHVSTAVMGTHGYAAPDYIETGHLTAKSDVWSFGVVLYEILTGRRSLERNRPKLEQKLLEWVKHYPPDSKKFEMIMDSRLEGQYSINAARKMAKLADHCLRKSAKDRPTMSQVVERLKQIIQDSDEQQEEQSNEKSVEVYENDDSVEAEEKANQSASEELRKKRMEHLAKLGEHVEGASRRRFMIQQRANVYS, encoded by the exons ATGCCAAATAGAAGCTTAGAAGCTCATCTTTTCAATAAAGCTTATGATCCTGTACCTTGGAAAACAAGACTTGAAATTGCACTTGGAGCAGCTCAAGGCTTATCTTATCTTCATGAAGAACTAGAAGTCCAG ATTATATATAGAGATTTTAAATGTTCAAATGTCCTACTGGATGAAAATTTTAAGCCAAAACTTTCTGATTTTGGACTTGCTAGGGAGGGACCAGAAGCTGGTGATACTCATGTTTCAACTGCT GTAATGGGGACACATGGTTATGCTGCTCCAGATTACATTGAGACAGGCCATCTCACTGCCAAGAGTGATGTATGGAGTTTCGGCGTTGTTCTATATGAAATACTAACCGGCCGGCGTTCTTTGGAAAGAAACCGGCCGAAATTGGAGCAAAAACTATTGGAATGGGTGAAACATTATCCACCTGATAGCAAAAAGTTTGAAATGATAATGGATTCAAGACTTGAAGGACAGTATTCGATTAATGCCGCGCGAAAAATGGCCAAGCTCGCAGATCATTGCCTGCGCAAGAGCGCAAAAGATAGGCCAACAATGAGTCAGGTGGTGGAGAGACTGAAACAAATAATCCAAGATTCTGATGAACAACAAGAAGAACAGTCTAACGAGAAAAGCGTCGAGGTATACGAAAATGATGATTCGGTTGAGGCCGAAGAAAAGGCGAATCAATCGGCCTCAGAGGAGTTGAGGAAAAAGAGGATGGAACATCTTGCAAAACTTGGTGAGCATGTGGAGGGTGCTAGTAGAAGAAGATTTATGATTCAACAGAGAGCCAATGTGTATTCATAG